One genomic region from Antedon mediterranea chromosome 3, ecAntMedi1.1, whole genome shotgun sequence encodes:
- the LOC140043566 gene encoding uncharacterized protein yields MHKHVASNAEDLTGLRNDYQDLMQQLQSRQNMLRSKFTDNVQKATSKRSRRQQENAESSSAKRKKMFENKRSEQVIMRNHKTSTPCRSRGHSRTRDKMETTTKIPNQYKPDRTTLNQSPDHHKLDSTGLKFRKSDNILSRHSTIKENEDLVFGSGNRRPKRPYPTPLRTSNTSSSTWHHHTSTPKSIIRSKNSPNKKISSSSVEKKDTAVPRRSLRLSRSPHFHSEALRLDYHNEMKKRRRLSNSMNNSYTAQLDHTGNNRPKPVRTEAVTQGPRSILLPGHKTKKTPNRVSFRLHDASPGQSLLDQSGRVQPLLGYDWIAGLLDAEDTISERSDAFFDELKDFRRVNREDCVYRQIEDRSSSATIPGLPTPTITHPTDTHQCLHNYTLNDRLFVVPVHGNQQGESTCPICHESRTAEVKRGSPSYIRVSIPRSTLRSPYKLRPHRRRSFDATDTLGLSQHCLAGWENSRPSMLPMATNIDLKDALRPQSLREGTVGNENLYNSSKRLPLVPTERTQRLLNRSRSIQNQLNRMKNKHA; encoded by the exons ATGCACAAACATGTTGCGTCAAACGCTGAAGACCTTACAGGGTTACGGAATGACTACCAAGACCTAATGCAACAACTACAAAGCAGACAGAATATGTTGAGGTCAAAGTTTACAGATAATGTACAAAAAGCAACTTCTAAAAGAAGCAGACGACAACAAGAAAA tGCTGAAAGCTCAAGTGCAAAACGCAAGAAAATGTTTGAGAATAAGAGATCTGAGCAAGTTATTATGAGAAACCATAAAACATCCACACCGTGCAGGTCCAGGGGCCATTCTAGGACTAGAGATAAAATGGAAACCACTACTAAGATACCAAACCAGTATAAACCAGATAGAACTACTTTAAATCAGTCTCCTGACCATCATAAACTGGATTCAACTGGTCTGAAGTTCAGAAAATCAGATAACATTTTATCAAGACATTCAACGATCAAAGAAAATGAGGATTTGGTTTTTGGTAGTGGAAATCGTAGACCTAAAAGGCCATACCCTACGCCTTTAAGAACCAGTAACACATCTAGTTCTACGTGGCACCATCATACGTCTACTCCTAAATCAATCATAAGATCTAAAAATAGCCCAAATAAAAAGATATCTTCCTCTTCAGTAGAAAAAAAAGATACTGCTGTACCGAGAAGATCATTACGACTTTCTCGTAGCCCACACTTTCATTCAGAAGCGCTGCGATTAGATTACCATAATGAAATGAAGAAGCGAAGAAGGTTGTCTAATTCTATGAACAATTCCTATACAGCACAACTTGATCATACTGGTAACAACCGGCCTAAACCAGTTAGAACTGAAGCTGTGACACAAGGCCCAAGGTCTATACTATTGCCTGGTCACAAAACAAAAAAG ACACCGAACCGTGTTAGTTTTCGCTTGCATGATGCTTCTCCAGGTCAATCCCTCCTTGATCAAAGTGGAAGAGTCCAACCGTTGCTGGGCTATGATTGGATAGCTGGTTTGCTTGATGCAGAAGATACCATTTCGGAGAGATCAGATGCTTTTTTTGATGAGTTGAAGGATTTTCGCAGAGTCAACAGAGAAGATTGTGTTTATAGACAAATAGAGGACAg aTCGTCATCTGCAACGATTCCAGGATTGCCAACTCCAACAATCACACATCCAACAGACACACACCAAT GTTTGCATAATTATACTCTAAATGACCGTCTGTTTGTTGTGCCTGTGCATGGCAACCAACAAGGAGAGAGCACTTGTCCAATATGCCATGAATCCCGCACAGCTGAAGTCAAGAGAGGATCACCATCTTATATAAg AGTTAGCATTCCAAGATCAACCTTACGCTCACCATATAAATTGCGCCCTCACAGACGACGTAGTTTTGATGCAACGGATACATTAGGTCTTTCACAG CATTGCTTGGCTGGTTGGGAAAACAGTCGTCCATCTATGTTGCCAATGGCAACAAACATTGACCTTAAGGATGCCCTTCGACCCCAATCACTGAGAGAGGGAACTGTGGGCAATGAG aatcTTTACAATTCGAGTAAGCGCTTACCATTGGTTCCAACTGAGAGAACTCAACGACTATTGAATCGTTCACGGTCCATACAAAACCAGCTGAACAGAATGAAGAACAAACATGCGTAG
- the LOC140044862 gene encoding xyloside xylosyltransferase 1-like: MRRGTGEPANKSRPQLNKEKEDKTDKNMQFVNNSRTRRSRPKSHDNNLLVNVLRWKLLRILILLIVVFMIFYGIFVHTGPTNSKEIHGNDRFLPNEPISFVHGDHMDVIHIEHNVGQGKAHGIQENQLPKVQQQVPPNPALHFNQGQRLPNQNQFIAINDVPGNQNQKIQQQPQNAAKDSTGTGEYPYHVIQSLTNTDKRPYLKTRFEECMISILEKSSVNLHFFFVVDTPSKQAILDIMQDITNKKIAHSKVQFNFLDIDELAKELAPMVSMLQQHVSGGHPYYKDAIFFLSIAIHQHVMPEYVHRLVMLDTDLIFKTDIKQLFAYFDLFKGNNVIGIAHEQQPVYRHLFSLYRSQNRGTLVGNPPPNGLTGFNSGVLLLDLDRMRRNTLYHKYLDGTNLKLLTEKYHFKGHLGDQDFFSLLSLEHPDLFHVLPCSWNRQLCVWWRDKGYIDIFDQYFSCPGKIDIFHGNCNTPIPKTP, from the exons ATGCGTCGTGGTACTGGTGAACCGGCCAATAAGTCTAGGCCACAACTCAACAAGGAGAAAGAAGATAAGACAGACAAGAACATGCAGTTTGTTAACAACTCTCGAACACGTCGTAGTAGACCTAAATCACATGATAACAATTTGTTGGTAAATGTACTACGATGGAAGTTACTtcgtattttaattttactgaTTGTTgtgtttatgatattttatgGTATATTTGTTCACACTGGCCCAACAAATTCAAAAGAAATTCATGGGAATGATCGTTTCCTTCCCAATGAGCCAATCAGCTTTGTACACGGAGATCACATGGACGTCATACACATAGAGCATAACGTTGGACAAGGCAAAGCTCATGGAATTCAAGAAAATCAGCTACCCAAAGTGCAACAACAAGTACCTCCAAATCCAGCACTACATTTCAATCAAGGACAACGTCTACCCAATCAGAATCAATTCATTGCTATCAATGATGTTCCTGGCAATCAAAACCAGAAGATTCAACAACAACCTCAAAATGCTGCAAAAGATAGCACTGGAACCGGTGAATATCCATACCATGTGATTCAGAGTTTGACCAACACCGATAAGAGGCCGTACCTTAAGACCCGCTTTGAAGAGTGCATGATTTCGATACTTGAGAAGTCATCCGTTAATCTGCATTTCTTCTTTGTAGTGGATACACCCAGCAAGCAAGCTATTCTCGACATAATGCAAGATATTACAAATAAGAAAATTGCTCATTCTAAAGTTCAG TTTAACTTTCTGGACATTGATGAACTTGCAAAAGAGCTTGCACCAATGGTGTCGATGCTGCAGCAACACGTTAGTGGAGGTCATCCCTACTACAAAGACGCCATCTTCTTTTTGTCTATTGCCATCCATCAACATGTTATGCCTGAGTACGTCCATCGTCTTGTCATGCTCGACACCGATCTTATTTTTAAAACCgacataaaacaattatttgctTACTTTGACCTTTTTAAAGGAAACAACGTAATAGGAATTGCGCATGAGCAGCAACCGGTGTATCGCCATCTGTTCTCATTATACCGGTCACAGAATCGTGGAACACTTGTTGGCAATCCACCTCCAAATGGTTTAACCGGATTCAACAGTGGCGTTTTACTTTTGGACTTGGACCGTATGCGGCGGAACACCCTTTACCATAAATACTTAGATGGTACAAATTTGAAGTTATTAACAGAGAAATACCATTTCAAAGGTCATTTAGGAGATCAAGATTTCTTCTCGCTGCTTAGTCTTGAGCATCCAGACTTGTTCCATGTCTTGCCTTGTAGCTGGAACAGGCAGTTGTGTGTATGGTGGCGTGATAAAGGCTACATTGATATCTTTGACCAGTATTTCAGTTGCCCTGggaaaattgatatttttcatGGCAATTGTAATACACCCATTCCAAAAACACCTTGA
- the LOC140044863 gene encoding proteasome subunit beta type-6-like yields the protein MEFLSKPDWYGVAESTGTSIMAVQYDGGVVIGADSRTTTGTYIANRVTDKLTKIHDHIYCCRSGSAADTQAVADIASYHLDFHSIESGSPPLVKTAATLFQKLCYDYREQLLAGIIVAGWDEENGGQVYTVPLGGMMVRQPFSIGGSGSTYIYGHVDATYKENMTKEECLKFVSNALALAMFRDGSSGGIVRLACISKDGVERSQILGDKLPKFYEG from the exons ATGGAATTCTTGTCTAAACCCGATTGGTATGGAGTGGCAGAATCAACAGGA ACGTCTATCATGGCAGTACAATATGACGGTGGTGTAGTGATTGGGGCTGACTCAAGAACCACAACTGG AACGTACATTGCAAATAGAGTAACAGATAAGTTGACAAAGATACATGACCATATATATTGCTGTAGATCAGGCTCAGCAGCAGATACTCAGGCCGTGGCAGACATTGCATCTTATCACTTAGACTTCCACAG TATTGAGTCGGGAAGTCCGCCACTTGTAAAGACCGCTGCCACACTGTTCCAAAAATTGTGTTATGACTACCGAGAGCAGTTACTAGCTGGAATTATTGTTGCAGGTTGGGATGAAGAAAATGGGGGCCAG GTTTACACTGTACCACTGGGCGGTATGATGGTACGACAACCGTTTAGCATCGGTGGTTCCGGTAGCACATACATCTATGGTCACGTTGACGCCACATACAAGGAGAATATGACCAAAGAAGAGTGTTTGAAATTTGTGTCCAATG CATTGGCTCTTGCGATGTTCAGAGATGGGTCAAGTGGTGGAATTGTTCGTCTAGCTTGCATTTCAAAAGACGGCGTAGAACGTTCACAAATACTGGGAGACAAATTGCCTAAATTCTATGAAGGATAG